The following DNA comes from Ornithobacterium rhinotracheale DSM 15997.
TGCAACCAAAATTAATTTCCAAATTGGTGAAACCTCGAGCGATATAATCTTTTACTGTGATGTCTATTAAGTTCTGAATCAGTTCAATGAATTTTGGCATTTCGGTTTTGGTCAGTAAAAAATCTTTTACGCCTTGGTCTCGCCCCGTTTGTTTTTTGTATTCGTCGATGCGCCCGGGGTTTAGAATCCCACGACAGTCGAAAACGAAGCCACCACCATTCCCAGAAGGATCTTGTGGAATTTCCTCTCGGTACGAAAAACTTCTTACATTTATATTTAATTTATTCATTATAGGGGATTTATGATTTCAGTTTTGTTTAAATTTTTAAAAATATCTTTTAAGGCTAAAGAATTTTTGATTAAATCTAAATTTTGTAATTCTTCTAAGTTTTTGATTCCTAGTGAAATGCTAGATGAGAAATGCTCTTTTTTGTAAATCCAGCCCAAACGACCATACACGCCTAAAACTTGTAAAAGTCTGAGAATTAAACAAGTATTAAATTCGTTTAAAAATGCATTTTTATCAAAATTGGGGATTACTTTTTTAAGCTCAGAAATATAAAAATTCAATAATTTTTGTCTAAGCTCAGGGCTTAAATTAGCTTTAGCTTGCCACAAAAGCGATACCACATCATATGCGCAAGAACCCCGCATGGCACCTTGAAAATCAATGAAGTATATATTTTCGTTGTGAAGCATTACATTTCTGCCTTGCAAATCACGATACATTAAAAATTGATATTTGGCAGTTTCTATTGAATTGGCAAGCGTGTCAAAATCTGAGAGCAATTTGTCTTCGGCATAAACTTGCTGAGACAAATCAAGGAAATAATTTTTAAATCCAAATAAATCTCTGTAAACTAGTGTTTTATCGAATTTTTTGTGCGTGAAAAAATCTTCATCATTGATTAATTCATTGCCCTGAATTTGAAATTTTACTAAATCTTCAAGCGTTTTTTTGTAATAATTTTCTGTTTCAGGTGAATTTTCCAATACATTATTAAGTAATGTTTTGTCGCCTAAATCTTCTTGAAGATAGTAAAATCCTTGGTCAAAGAAAAGAATTTTAGGCACATTCACGGGGATTTGTGCAAGTTTTTGGGCTAAATTTATAAAACATTGATTTTCATGTGTGTCTTTGTTTTTAACTAAGATTAAAGTTTTAAATTCTCCCTCGTCAAAAAACACACGAAAATAAGTTCTGCCCGAGCCCCCTGCATTCATAGGAACTATGTCGCAAACGCTCCCAAAAGTTTTGATTTTTTCTATAATTTCTGCCGAAAGTGGCAAATCTTGCATCATGATAAAAATTCGATTTTAAACGATATTTGGCGTAATTTCTAATTGTGCTGTAGCCACCTTTCGTTGCTTATTAAAGGTATCGAAATAGAAATCAAGTCGCCCAAGATATAAGCCAGCCCAGCCCACTTGGTTCACAATCGTTGGTTCTCCAGCTTTGTTAATGATTTCGGTAGGGTGAGGGAGGAAGGTGTGCGTGTGTCCGCCAATGATTAAATCTATATCTTGAGTTTTGGTAGCAAGTTCACAATCAGAGATTTTAGGTGTGTCATACTTGTACCCAATATGTGAAAGGCAAATGATCATATCACATTTTTTATCTTTTAGGATTCGCGTCATTTCTTGCGAAATTTCGACGGGGTCGAGATATTTGGTTTCTAAATAATTTTCTTTGCTAATGAGTCCTACGGGATCGATTCCTAGTCCGAAAATACCGATTTTCACCCCGCCTTTATTTATGATTTTATATTTTTTGGTTCTTCCGTCCAGAATTGTGTTGGTGAAATCGTAGTTTGAACAAATAAAATCAAAATTTGCATATTTTAGTTGTTTCTCAAATCCAGCCAAGCCATTGTCAAAATCGTGATTTCCCATGGTGGAGGCTTCATATCCCATTTTAGACATGAGTTTAAACTCCAATTCGCCTCCAAAAAAGTTGAAGTATGGTGTTCCTTGGAAAATGTCGCCTGCATCTAGCAACAAAACATTGGGCTCTTCTTTTCTGATTTTATCTATTAATGCTGCACGGCGTGCAAAACCACCTTTGTTGGAATATTTTGGATTTTCCGAAGTTTCAAATGGTTCGATTCTACTATGTTGATCGTTAGTGTGTAGTATAGTGATTTTCTTTGCATTAGACTTTGCCCACGCAGGAATACTCGGTAAAAGTGCAAGTGCGGTGGCAGCAGATGTAGTTGCTAAAAATTTTCTTCTTGAAAGCATGGTCAATAGATTTTAGGGTAAATATCTTGGATTGTTGTTGATTTGTAAAGTGTCGTTTGCCTTAAATTCTTGAATAAAAATATCACGAAGTTTTTCGTTGATATTTACGATTTCTTCGGGCTGAGTTAAGAAAGTCATGCCATCGCCACCTTTTTGCAAATAATCGTTGGTAATCACCCAGTAAGACTTATTCACATCAAATTTGCGATTGTTGCTAAGTATAATGTTTAAATCTGGACCATCAAGCGAAAAGCTTAAACCAGCAATTGGGTGTCCTTTTTTGCGGTGTTCTTTGAGGTAATCAATCATTTTTATAAAATCCTTGCCACTGAGTTTTACCACCACGGCTTCATTTTCAAATGGCATCAGCTCAAAAATACTGCGTACCGTGATGTTTCCAGGCGTAAAAGTTCTGCGGATCCCCCCAGCATTGAGCAAAGCTACATCAATATCGTGATGATATTTTTTTTGAAAAATTTTATTCCCCGCTTCAAGCAGTTGATCGGCAAGGAGGTTGCTCAAATTCGCATTCATTCCTTTATTTAATTCATAAGGATTGTAGGTAAGCACTTGGTCCATCTCTTGGTCAAGTTGCTTTTTATAGGGAGCAATTATTTCGGTAAGCTCAGGGCTTGGGGCATATTCTGCTGTAATGTTGATTTCTTGTTGCGCAACTTCGGGCTGTTTGTAAAGTTGCTTTTGGCAAGCGGTAAACGCGAGAACACTAGCCAATGAAATCACTGAAAATGTGCGTTTTTTCATATTTGTAATTTTCTTGTTTACAAAATTGAAAAAAATATTTGTAATAAAGGCTTTTTTCATGACTAAAAAAATGTAAAGATTTAAAAATGGACACTTAAAGCATTGAGTTAATTTTCTAATTTCTATACTTTTTTAGAGAAGGAGATTTGAATGTTTATATTCTTGTTGAGTGAATTTTTTAATTCATATGTTATAAAGTATGCGAAACAAAAAAACGTAGATGATAGTGTTTTAGAGAAATAATGTTGAGTTGATAGAAATACGCATTGAATTTGACTTGGCAGCAGAGGTCGGGATTGTATAATAAATAAAAAGTATAAAAAAATTTGTAGGGTTAAAAGTTTTTCTTACATTTGCAACCCGATTTTATCCAAAAGTACATAATAATTATTTAAAAATCAAAAAGGTGGATACACTAAGTTATAAAACAATATCAGCAAACAAGCAAACCGCTAATAAGGAGTGGTTGTTGGTAGATGCAGAAGGGCAGTCTCTAGGGCGTTTGGCATCTAAAGTGGCTAAATTACTAAGAGGAAAGCATAAGCCTAATTTTACCCCACATGCAGATTGTGGTGATTATGTAGTAGTCGTAAATGCAGATAAAATCAATTTGACCGGAAATAAATGGTCTGATAAAGTTTACCAAAGATATACTGGGTTCCCAGGAGGGCAAAGAAGTATCTCTGCAAAGCAATTCTTTGCAAAAGATGCAACTGGATTGGTAGAGAAAGCTATTAAAGGTATGCTTCCTAAAAATAAATTGGGAAGAGCAATCCTTAAAAATGTGAAAATTTACGAAGGTGCAGAGCATGAACAAACTGCACAACAACCAAGAACAATAGATATAAACGAATTCAAATAAAATATATGGCTATCACTCATAAAATAGGGCGTAGAAAAACATCTGTTGCTAGAGCCTATATCCAAGAAGGAAAAGGAGAAATCACAATCAATGGTCGTGATTTAGAAACTTATTTTGGTACAGATGTATTAAGATATAAAGTATTGCAACCTTTCGTGATTACTGAGACTGTAGACCAGTACGATGTAAATGTACTAGTACACGGCGGTGGTATTACTGGGCAAGCTGAGGCTATCAGAATGGCTTTATCTCGTGCACTTTGCGAAGTGAACCAAGAGTTTAGAGCGTTGTTGAAACCAGAAGGATTGCTTACTCGTGACCCAAGAATGGTTGAGCGTAAGAAATACGGACAGAAGAAAGCTCGTAAGAGATTCCAATTCTCAAAACGTTAATCAATCTTCTGTTGGAAAAGTATATTTCAATTTTTTGAAGAAAGAATTAGTTTGCTTAGTCTTCGTGCTAGGCAAACTTTTCCTATTTAAATTAATGAATGTTTTTTCCAAATTCAAATTAAACAATTATAATTAAAATAAAACAAAAGCCGGTTAGTTTAGCATCCAAATGCAGCGGGCGATTGATGTAAAGTCATGACCACCACTGGATTGATTGCTGATTAGCGGAAAGTAAACTAATTTAAAACAATTAAAAAATGGCAAAAAAAAGCGTAAAAGAATTGCTAGAAGCTGGTGTTCACTTTGGACACTTAACTAGAAAATGGAATCCTAACATGGCTCCTTACATCTTCATGGAGAAAAACGGAATCCACATCATCGATCTTCACAAAACAGCTGTAAAATTAGAAGATGCTTGCAACGCACTTCAACAAATGGCTTCTTCAGGAAGAAAAATTTTGTTTGTAGCTACTAAAAAGCAAGCTAAAGACATCGTTTCTAAATACTCTGCAGAGGTAAACATGCCTTACATCACTGAGCGTTGGCCTGGTGGAATGTTAACAAACTTTGTTACCATTCGTAAAGCTGTGAAAAAGATGAACTCTATCGATAAAATGAAGAAAGATGGTACTTTCGAAAGTTTATCTAAAAAAGAGAGATTACAAGTAGATCGTCAAAGAGCTAAATTAGAAAAAGATTTAGGTTCTATCGCTGACATGACTCGTATTCCTTCAGCTTTATTCGTTGTGGATATCGTAAACGAGCACATTGCGATTAAAGAAGCTCAAAAATTGAACATTCCTGTATTTGCTATGGTGGATACTAACTCTGATCCTAGAGAAGTAGATTTCCCAATCCCAGCAAACGATGATGCTACAAAATCTATTGAAATCATTATGCAGACTGTTACAGATGCAATCAAAGAAGGTTTATCTGTAAGAAAAGCTGAGAAAGAAAAAGCAAAACAAAACAAAGACGGAGATACAGAAACTTCTAACGAAGAAGAATAATTTTTAATGTTTATTTAAACTTTAAATAATTATAAAATAGTACATTCGTATAACAAATTTTAAAATATAAAACATGGCATATCAAGTAAAAGCTGCTGAAGTAAGCAAATTAAGAAACGAAACTGGAGCTGGTATGATGGACTGTAAAAAAGCCCTAGTAGAAGCAGAAGGTGATTTTGATAAAGCAATTGAACTCCTTAGAAAAAAAGGACAAAAAGTAGCTGCAAAAAGAGCTGACAGAGAAACCTCTGAAGGTGCTGTTATCGCTGCTACAAATGCAGACAACACTAAAGGTGCAATCGTAGCTTTAGGTTGTGAAACTGATTTCGTTGCTAAAGGAGAAGGTTTCGTAGCTTTGGCTAAAGAGTTTGCTAACCACGCACTTAATTTCTCTTCTAAAGAAGATTTCCTTGCATCTGAAATGGGAGGAATGACTGTAGCTGATAAATTAACTGAGCAAACTGGTGTAATCGGTGAAAAATTAGATATCAAATTCTTCGAAACATTAGAAGCTCCATTTGTAGGTTCTTATATCCACAACGGAAACAAAATTGCTGCTCTTGTAGGTCTTAGCGAAAGCTTTGATAACGCTGCAGAAGTTGCAAAAAATGTTTCTATGCAAGTAGCTGCTATGAATCCAATTGCATTAGATGAATCTAAAGTAGATCAGGCAGTTATCGACAAAGAAGTAGAAATTGCTAAAGAGCAATTAAGACAAGAAGGTAAACCAGAAGCTATGTTAGACAACATCGCTAAAGGTAAACTAAACAAATTCTTTAAAGAAACTACACTTGTAAACCAAGAATATATCATGGGAGACAAAGTTTCTGTAAAAGATTATGTAAATTCAGAAAAAGCTGGTGTTACAATCGTAGATTTCGTAAGAGTAGCGATCTAATTTGCACATAGAAAAAATAATTTTCTAATTTTTTATAATACTAAAGAGGCTGAAATTTCGTTTTCAGCCTCTTTTTTTTATTTTTGTGTTTATGAATTCAAAGAATCTTGTGGTAATTGTAGGCCCTACGGCTATTGGAAAAACAGCAACAGCCATTGCACTTGCCAAGCATTTTAATACAGAAATCATTTCAAGTGATAGTAGGCAGTTTTTCAAAGAAATGTGCATAGGTACAGCCGTCCCTAGTCCAGATGAATTGTCGCAGGTTAAGCATCATTTTATTCAGCAGTTGAATATTCATGAGGACTATTCAGTAGGGGATTTTGAGCGAGATGCGATCGAATTTATAACTGAATATTTTCAAAAAAACGATTTTTTGATTATGGCAGGAGGTTCTGGTTTGTATGAAAAAGCCATTACGCAAGGGCTCGATGATTTTCCAGATATTCCACCAAGTGTGCGAGAGCAATTAAATTCTGATTTGAATGAAAAAGGACTAGATTTTTTACAAAATGAATTAAAAAATAAAGATTTAGCCTATTTTGAGAAAGTGGACACTCAAAATCCACATCGTGTGATTCGTGCGTTGGAGGTTATTCGCCATACGGGGAAAGCCTACTCAGGTTTTTTAGCCAAAAATCAATCAAAAAGGAATTTTAATATCATAAAAATCGGGCTTACTTTATCTCGAGAGGAAATTTATGACCGAATCAATCGTAGAGTGGATATTATGATTGAAAATGGATTGCTCGAAGAAGCTAAAAATCTTTATAAATTTAAAAATTTGAACGCCTTAAACACCGTGGGCTACAAAGAATTATTCCATTATTTTGACGGAGAAATTTCTCTGGACTTTGCCATTGAGGAAATCAAGAAAAATACGAGAAGATTTGCCAAAAGGCAACTTACTTGGTACCGAAAAGATGAAAATATTAGGTGGTTTGCCCCCAATGAAATTGAACAAATAATCGCTTATATAAATTCTGAAATACAATGATTTTTTGCTGATAATTAACATATTTATCAATTTTTAATTGTATTTAAATGTTTGAAATTCAGAAAATTGATTGGAAATGTGAATTTTTGTGATTAATTATTTTCATTTTCTTTTTTTCGAAATAATTTTTAATTTATATATTGCGAAAATAATTAAAATCCTATGTCGAAGAAAAAGTATGAATTGGAGGTGCCGGTACAAGCCTCGCCAAGTTTTTTATACAATTATATATCAACACCATCGGGGCTTTCCGAGTGGTTTGCCGATAATGTAAACTCAAGAAGCGATAAATTCACTTTTATTTGGGACGATTATGAGGAAGTAGCTCATTTAATTCGTTCTAAATTCGATGAATATGTGCGTTTTCGTTGGGAACACGACGAGGATTCAAAATATTATTTTGAGCTAAAAATCCAAGAAGATGAATTAACGGGAGATGTTTCGTTGATTGTAACGGATTTTGCCGAAGAAGATGAATTAGACGAGGCTAAAGATTTATGGGCTAGTCAATTAGAAGATTTAAAACATATTATAGGTTCTTAACCTAAAAATACAATTATGATTAATTTTAACGGGAATATCATTGAAGCATCTGAGGCTCAGCTAGATTTAAACAATGATTTCTTTCAAAATGGGCTCATCATTACAGAAAAATTGTTGGTGATCTCGCACAAGATTTTGTTTGCAGAGTTACATTATTTCAATTTAATGGCAGCGATGCGCATGAGCCGTATCGAAATTCCTTTGAGTTTTACGCCAGAATTCTTTGAAAATCAAATTAATAATTTGTTAGAAGAATTTCCTCAAGAAAATTTAGGAATAAGATTCGATGTTTTATACCACAAAAACAAAATCAATTTTACTGTAAGAGCACACGAAATTCAGGATTTATATCGTTTTGAGGATTACCCGATGGATTTGTATCGTGAGTCTTTTGTCCCAAACACATTTTTCGATAGAATTAATTTCTTAAATCCCGTAAATCATATTTTAGACATTTATTGCCAAGAAAACGATTTTGCAGATTTATTACTTCAAAATGACAAAAAAGAATTGGCAAGAAGTTTAAAAGGAAGCATTTTTGTTATCAAAGGGACAACAATTTCTACGCCTTCCATAGAAGATGGGGCTAAATCAAGCGTTTTGAGAAACAAAATTTTAGATACTGCTAAAAAATTACCCGAATTTGATGAAGTGCAAGAGGGGAGTGTTTTCCCGTTTGCTGTTACAAAAGCCGACGAAGTTTTTGTGGCAATTGACGGAGAGGGAATCGTTTCATTGAAAAGCTTTAAGAAAACACAGTTTTCAAACGAATATACACAGAGTATTGTTAATCAATTATTTGGTTTAAGCTAAAGTATTATGGAACAAGATTTAAGCGACTACAGAAAAAGCTACGAGAAGTTTCAATTGATTGAAAGTGAGGTTTCTGATAACCCAATGGAGCTTTTCAGAGATTGGTTTTATGTGGCAGATAATGAAGAGAAAATCAGTGAGGCAAATGCCATGAGTGTGGCAACGATGGGGCTAGATGGTTTTCCGAAAACGCGTGTAGTTTTGCTTAAAAAATTCACTCACGAAGGATTCATTTTTTATACCAATTACGATAGCGAAAAGGGAAAAGCAATCGCTGCGAACAATAAAATTTGCTTATCGTTTTTTTGGCCAGTGCTTGAACGACAAATAATCATCAAAGGTGAAGCAGAAAAATTACCTGAAAATCTGTCTGATGGCTATTTCGAGTCGAGACCAAAACAAAGCCAAATTAGTGCAATTGTGTCGCCACAAAGTTCGGTGGTGCCCAATCGCGATTTTTTAGAAAATAAAGTAAGAGAAATTGAGATGCAATATCAAGATGATTTGCACCGGCCAGAAAATTGGGGAGGCTACTTGGTGCGACCTGTGAGCATGGAATTTTGGCAGGGCAGGGCAAACCGCCTGCACGACAGGCTTCGCTATACTTTGCAAGAAGATTTTGATTGGAAAATAGAAAGATTAGCACCATAAATTATTTTGGTTTAAAATTTGATATAGAACTTTAAATCAAAAAGAATAATAAAATGAGCGAAGAAAATAAAAACCAAGAACAAAAAACAGAAGAATTTTATATAAAATTAAAGGAAGAATTAAATAAAGTTGAAGAATTTCCAAAAGATTTTACATACAAATTCATTCTCCCGACCGATAATCAAAAAATCGCAGAGCTTAAAAAAGTGTTTGATGGTGCTAGAGCACAATTCCAAAACCGCGAATCTAAAAATGGAAAATATACAAGTATCACAGCGGTGATTTATGCGCTAGATGCAGATCAAGTCATTCATTACTATAAAAAAGCAGGGGAAATAGAAGGCATCATAATGCTATAAATTCATAATTATTAATTTTTTTAAGAAGCTTCAATCCATTTGGATTGAAGCTTTTTTTATAGATTTATTCTTTTAATCCAAAAATCAATCAAAAAATATTGAAATTCACAATTTTCAAAATTGGTCAGAGATTTCGTTCTCAATAATAATTCGTAAATTTGCGCCTCAAATTTCTACATGGAAAACGATAGCATTCAAATATACGGAGCACGAGAACACAATCTCAAAAACTTAAATCTAGAAATTCCGCGAGATCAGTTAGTAGTTTTTACGGGACTGAGCGGTAGCGGAAAATCTTCTTTGGCTTTCGATACGATTTATGCCGAAGGTCAGCGCCGTTACATCGAAACTTTTTCAGCCTATGCACGCCAACTTTTAGGCGGAATGGAGCGTCCTGATGTTGATAAAATCGACGGACTGTCTCCTGTGGTGGCGATTGAACAAAAAACGACTTCCAAAAGTCCGCGTTCTACGGTGGGCACAATTACCGAAGTGTATGATTTTTTGCGTTTGCTTTTTGCCCGAGCTTCTACGGCATATTCTTATGTTACGGGCGAGAAAATGGTAAGTTACACCGATGATGAAATCAAAGAATTGCTCAGAGAAAAATACGATAACAAGAAAATTGCGATTTTGGCACCCGTGGTGCGAACTCGTAAAGGGCATTATCGCGAATTGTTTGAGCAAATCGGCAAGCGAGGTTTTGTGCAAGTGCGCGTAGATGGCGAAATTCGTGACATTGAGCCAGGCATGAAACTCGATCGCTACAAAAATCACGACATCGAAATTGTGGTAGATAAACTATTATTAAATGATGAAACTACCAATGAAAGATTGCAGTTGAGCCTTGAAACAGCAATGTCACAAGGTGAAAATGTCATGATGGTTTATGATTACGACAAAAACGAAGTCAAATATTTTAGCCGAGAAATGATGTGTCCTACATCGGGAATTTCGTATCCTAAGCCAGAGCCAAATACATTTTCGTTCAATTCACCAAAAGGGGCGTGTCCTACTTGCAATGGACTAGGGACTGTAAAAACCATACAGCCCAATAGCGTAATTCCAGACCCGAGTTTAAGTTTAGCCAAAGGTGCCATTGCTCCGATGGAAGATATTAAGCATAAAAAATATTTCAATCAGCAAATAGCATACATTTTAGCAAAGTTTGAAGAAGATGACAAAACGCCTTTTCAAGATTTAAGCGAAGAAACAAAAGATGCTATCTTGTACGGTAGAGTAGAGGAGGTAGAAATTGAGCTTAAAGCATCAAAAGTTAAAAAGAAATTTAGCATAGATTTCGAAGGTGTGATTCCGTATCTTGAACGAATCATCAACGATAAAGAAAATACAAAATCTTCTGGTTTAGAAAAAAGATATGCCGAGGCTACACCGTGCCCTACTTGCGAGGGAACAAGATTAAAGAAAGAATCGCTTTATTTCAAAATCGATGAAAAAAACATCGCAGAAGTTTCGGCGATGGATTTAGAAAATCTACACGAGTGGATTCAATCTTTGCCTAAAAAACTTGGGAAAAGCGAGAAAGAAATTGCCAAAGAGATTTTAAAAGAAATTGAAACGCGTATAGCATTCTTATTGGATGTTGGACTTAATTATTTAAGTCTAAACAGAAGTTCCAAAAGTTTGTCTGGAGGAGAGGCACAGCGGATTCGTTTGGCTACTCAAATTGGGACACAGCTCGTGAATGTTTTGTATATTTTAGATGAGCCTTCAATTGGATTGCACCCGCGCGACAATCAAAAATTAATTCATTCTTTAGAAAATCTTCGGGATATTGGGAATTCAGTCATTGTGGTAGAACATGACGAGGAAATGATTATGGCGTCAGATTATGTGGTGGATATCGGTCCATATGCAGGGAAACGAGGTGGGAGAATTGTGTGGCAAGGAAAACCAAGCGAATTGAAGAACGCTAAAACGCTCACCGCCGATTACATCAACCAAATTAAAAAAATCGAAATCCCAAAAGAGCCACGCAAAGGTTCGGGCGATTTTTTAGAGTTAAAGGGCGCAAGTGGAAATAATTTAAAAAATGTAGATATAAAAATTCCACTCGGTACATTAACGGTGGTTACGGGTGTTTCGGGGAGCGGAAAATCTACGCTCATCAACGAAACCTTATACCGAATTTTAAATCAAAAAATCTATCATGCTATTCAAAAGCCAATGCCTTATAAGGAAATCAATGGTTTAGAACATGTAGATAAAGTCATTGATATCGATCAGTCACCGATTGGGCGCACACCGCGAAGCAATCCAGCCACATATACAGGTGTATTTTCAGACATTCGTGCATTGTTTTCAAATCTTCCCGAAGCAAAAATTCGAGGCTACAAGCCAGGAAGATTTTCATTTAATGTAAA
Coding sequences within:
- the uvrA gene encoding excinuclease ABC subunit UvrA, yielding MENDSIQIYGAREHNLKNLNLEIPRDQLVVFTGLSGSGKSSLAFDTIYAEGQRRYIETFSAYARQLLGGMERPDVDKIDGLSPVVAIEQKTTSKSPRSTVGTITEVYDFLRLLFARASTAYSYVTGEKMVSYTDDEIKELLREKYDNKKIAILAPVVRTRKGHYRELFEQIGKRGFVQVRVDGEIRDIEPGMKLDRYKNHDIEIVVDKLLLNDETTNERLQLSLETAMSQGENVMMVYDYDKNEVKYFSREMMCPTSGISYPKPEPNTFSFNSPKGACPTCNGLGTVKTIQPNSVIPDPSLSLAKGAIAPMEDIKHKKYFNQQIAYILAKFEEDDKTPFQDLSEETKDAILYGRVEEVEIELKASKVKKKFSIDFEGVIPYLERIINDKENTKSSGLEKRYAEATPCPTCEGTRLKKESLYFKIDEKNIAEVSAMDLENLHEWIQSLPKKLGKSEKEIAKEILKEIETRIAFLLDVGLNYLSLNRSSKSLSGGEAQRIRLATQIGTQLVNVLYILDEPSIGLHPRDNQKLIHSLENLRDIGNSVIVVEHDEEMIMASDYVVDIGPYAGKRGGRIVWQGKPSELKNAKTLTADYINQIKKIEIPKEPRKGSGDFLELKGASGNNLKNVDIKIPLGTLTVVTGVSGSGKSTLINETLYRILNQKIYHAIQKPMPYKEINGLEHVDKVIDIDQSPIGRTPRSNPATYTGVFSDIRALFSNLPEAKIRGYKPGRFSFNVKGGRCETCQGAGLRQIEMNFLPDIYVPCETCHGKRFNRETLEVRYKGKSISDVLDMTIDEAVEFFQPIPKIYQKVKMLQEVGLGYITLGQQSTTLSGGEAQRIKLATELSKKQTGKTVYILDEPTTGLHFEDIRVLMNVIQRLVDLGNTIIIIEHNIDVIRMADYIIDIGPEGGVKGGTVVAQGTPNEIKKSKKSITAQFI